The proteins below are encoded in one region of Leptotrichia sp. oral taxon 218:
- a CDS encoding carbonic anhydrase — protein sequence MFCTLICCMDGRFIHLLNEYIRNNYNYKYVDTITDAGPVNKIIHEDYLKSVEDKVVLISVNKHKSDHIFIAGHSDCAGCPIDDKTQKNYIIQASEKIHFNLPHEAVTGLFVYEDGKIEILADFKKS from the coding sequence ATGTTTTGCACATTGATTTGCTGTATGGACGGAAGATTTATTCATCTTCTAAATGAATATATAAGAAATAATTATAACTATAAATATGTAGATACAATTACAGACGCTGGACCTGTAAATAAAATTATACACGAAGATTATTTAAAATCTGTGGAAGATAAAGTCGTTTTGATTTCTGTCAACAAACATAAATCTGACCACATCTTTATTGCTGGACACAGTGACTGCGCAGGATGTCCAATAGACGACAAAACTCAAAAAAACTATATAATTCAAGCTTCAGAAAAAATACATTTTAATTTACCACACGAAGCTGTGACTGGCTTATTTGTTTATGAAGATGGAAAAATTGAAATCTTAGCTGATTTTAAAAAAAGTTAA
- the rapZ gene encoding RNase adapter RapZ, with protein MEEIKKELIIITGMSGAGKSEVINFFEDREYFCIDNFPISLFQYLNEIFLSSEKRNKVAVVIDVRNQEFMGQLTEQMKILDEEEISHTMIYLDARNDVLLSRYELSRRKHPLNLYDTLLSNIKAERKMLKNFMSLADLVIDTSTLKVKDLQKLLEKEFSGKLKKISINLTSFGFKYGIPLDLHLMFDLRFLPNPYYIDDLKKKTGNHIDVQNYVMGLSESQKFYEMLLQMLIYLIPCYEKEGKSHLRIGIGCSGGQHRSVTFVNKLFDELTKRVDYKISKYHREVGEKTEID; from the coding sequence ATGGAAGAAATTAAAAAAGAACTTATTATAATAACTGGAATGAGTGGAGCGGGAAAATCAGAAGTGATTAACTTTTTTGAAGATAGAGAATATTTTTGTATAGACAATTTTCCTATAAGTCTTTTTCAATATTTGAATGAAATTTTTCTTAGCAGTGAGAAGAGAAATAAAGTTGCTGTTGTGATAGATGTGCGAAATCAGGAATTTATGGGACAGTTGACGGAACAGATGAAAATATTAGATGAAGAGGAAATATCTCACACAATGATTTATTTGGATGCAAGAAATGATGTGCTGCTTAGCAGATATGAATTATCTCGAAGAAAACATCCGCTTAATTTGTATGATACTTTGCTTTCTAACATAAAGGCAGAGCGAAAAATGCTTAAAAATTTTATGTCTTTGGCGGATTTGGTAATTGACACTAGCACCCTTAAAGTAAAGGATTTACAAAAACTTCTGGAAAAAGAATTTTCGGGAAAATTGAAGAAGATAAGTATAAATTTGACTTCGTTTGGATTTAAATATGGAATACCGCTAGATTTACATTTGATGTTTGATTTAAGATTTCTTCCAAATCCTTATTATATTGATGATTTGAAGAAAAAAACTGGAAATCACATTGATGTTCAAAATTATGTGATGGGATTATCTGAGAGTCAAAAATTTTATGAGATGCTGCTGCAAATGCTTATTTATTTGATACCTTGCTATGAAAAGGAAGGAAAATCGCATCTTCGAATAGGAATAGGATGTTCGGGTGGTCAGCATCGTTCTGTAACTTTTGTGAATAAACTTTTTGACGAACTTACGAAAAGAGTTGATTATAAAATTAGTAAATATCATAGGGAAGTTGGGGAAAAAACTGAGATTGATTAA
- a CDS encoding molybdopterin-binding protein — MKAEIICVGTELLVGDIVNTNSQYISKKFTDIGIDLYYQTTVGDNFERLKECLKIAFNRVDLVITTGGLGPTIDDITKEVVANYFNVDLEMIQKYYDLIIKKYNERGFFEVASGAEKEASILKGSVLLENEVGLAPGCFFEKDGKKIIILPGPPKEMTVMLDNYVLPLLKQYSNSTLLMKTLEIKGVPEGKIDDRLKDYFQMSNPTVAPYAKEKCVHVRVAVKGNRKNENVLWKKVDKIINEIKDIYPQATEIK, encoded by the coding sequence ATGAAAGCAGAAATTATTTGCGTGGGAACAGAACTACTTGTTGGAGATATTGTCAACACAAATTCACAATATATTTCCAAAAAATTTACAGATATAGGAATTGACTTATATTATCAAACTACTGTTGGAGATAATTTTGAAAGATTAAAAGAATGTCTTAAGATTGCATTTAACAGAGTGGATTTGGTCATTACAACTGGAGGACTTGGACCTACGATTGATGACATCACGAAAGAAGTTGTCGCCAATTATTTTAATGTTGACTTAGAAATGATACAAAAATATTATGATTTAATTATAAAAAAATACAACGAGCGTGGTTTTTTTGAAGTCGCAAGCGGTGCAGAAAAAGAAGCCTCTATTTTAAAAGGATCAGTACTTTTAGAAAATGAAGTTGGTCTTGCGCCGGGATGTTTTTTTGAAAAGGATGGGAAAAAAATAATAATTTTACCTGGTCCGCCAAAAGAAATGACTGTTATGTTAGACAATTATGTATTACCTTTGCTAAAACAATATTCTAATTCAACTTTACTTATGAAAACTTTAGAAATAAAAGGCGTTCCTGAAGGAAAAATTGACGACAGATTAAAAGATTATTTTCAAATGTCCAATCCAACAGTTGCACCTTACGCTAAAGAAAAATGTGTTCATGTAAGAGTGGCTGTAAAAGGAAACCGAAAAAACGAAAATGTACTATGGAAAAAAGTTGATAAAATAATAAACGAAATAAAAGATATTTATCCACAGGCAACCGAAATAAAATAA
- the argF gene encoding ornithine carbamoyltransferase: MLKGKSFLKLLDFTTEELQYLLDLAKKLKIDKKNGTEKKMMVGKNIALIFEKTSTRTRCAFEVGAYDQGANVTYIGPSASQIGDKESMEDTAKVLGRFYDGIEYRGYGQELVETLAEHSGVPVWNGLTTEFHPTQILADFLTITEKKGKLKGIKFAFLGDGKNNMANSLMIGAAKFGMDFRIVCPKEYFPEEKLVEEAKKIAEKTGGKILLTEDKIEGVKNADVVYTDVWVSMGEPKEIWKERIDKLLPYQVNADLVKHCSNDYLFMHCLPAFHDLNTKVAKNIEKEYGLKEMEVTDEVFRSKNSVVFDEAENRMHTIKAVMVATLGDCEI, encoded by the coding sequence ATGTTAAAAGGAAAATCATTTTTAAAATTATTAGATTTTACAACAGAGGAATTGCAGTATTTACTGGATTTGGCGAAAAAATTGAAGATAGATAAGAAAAATGGGACTGAGAAAAAAATGATGGTTGGAAAAAATATCGCTTTGATTTTTGAGAAAACTTCTACTAGAACGAGATGTGCGTTTGAAGTGGGAGCTTATGACCAAGGGGCAAATGTCACTTACATTGGGCCTTCTGCATCACAAATTGGAGATAAGGAATCTATGGAAGATACTGCAAAAGTTTTGGGAAGATTTTATGATGGAATCGAATATCGAGGTTACGGTCAAGAATTGGTCGAAACTTTGGCTGAACATTCGGGAGTGCCTGTTTGGAATGGACTTACAACTGAGTTTCATCCAACACAGATTTTGGCGGATTTTTTGACAATTACAGAGAAAAAAGGTAAATTGAAAGGAATAAAATTCGCATTTTTAGGCGATGGAAAAAATAATATGGCAAATTCTTTAATGATTGGTGCTGCCAAATTTGGAATGGATTTTAGAATTGTTTGTCCGAAAGAATATTTTCCTGAAGAAAAATTAGTTGAAGAAGCTAAAAAAATTGCTGAAAAAACTGGCGGAAAAATTTTGTTGACAGAAGATAAAATTGAAGGTGTGAAAAATGCCGATGTCGTTTATACTGATGTTTGGGTGTCGATGGGAGAACCAAAAGAAATTTGGAAAGAAAGAATCGATAAATTGCTTCCATACCAGGTAAATGCTGATTTAGTTAAGCATTGTTCAAACGATTACTTATTTATGCACTGTTTACCAGCGTTTCATGATTTAAATACGAAAGTTGCGAAAAATATTGAAAAAGAATATGGTTTGAAAGAAATGGAAGTTACTGATGAAGTTTTCAGAAGTAAAAATTCTGTTGTATTTGATGAAGCAGAAAATCGTATGCATACGATAAAGGCTGTGATGGTGGCAACTTTGGGAGATTGTGAAATATAA
- the gmhA gene encoding D-sedoheptulose 7-phosphate isomerase: MLKENIKNSYLTAYKTVKDFVENDENIEKTTKISEELAEAYKTGKKSLIAGNGGSNCDAMHFAEEFTGRFRSDRPALPSISISDSSHITCVGNDFGFNFVFAKGVEAFGQEGDFFFGISTSGNSQNVIEAVKVAKKKGLKTVALLGKDGGKLKGVCDYEFIIPGKTSDRIQEVHMMILHIIIEGVERILFPENY, from the coding sequence ATGTTAAAAGAAAATATAAAAAATTCATATTTAACTGCTTATAAAACTGTCAAAGATTTTGTAGAAAATGATGAAAATATTGAAAAAACTACTAAAATTTCAGAAGAATTGGCAGAAGCTTACAAAACTGGAAAGAAGTCGTTAATTGCTGGAAATGGTGGAAGTAATTGTGACGCTATGCATTTTGCGGAAGAGTTTACAGGAAGATTTAGAAGTGACAGACCTGCTTTGCCGTCGATTAGCATAAGTGACAGTTCGCACATCACCTGTGTTGGAAATGATTTTGGTTTTAATTTCGTTTTTGCAAAAGGAGTGGAAGCCTTTGGTCAAGAAGGAGATTTTTTCTTTGGAATCTCAACTTCAGGAAACTCTCAAAATGTGATTGAAGCGGTGAAAGTAGCAAAGAAAAAAGGTTTAAAAACAGTTGCTCTTTTGGGAAAAGATGGCGGGAAATTAAAAGGTGTGTGTGATTATGAATTTATTATCCCTGGAAAAACTTCTGACAGAATTCAGGAAGTCCATATGATGATTTTACATATAATTATTGAAGGTGTGGAAAGAATTTTGTTTCCAGAAAATTATTAA
- the argB gene encoding acetylglutamate kinase translates to MISNLDKAKILVKALPFIKKYHNKTIVIKYGGSAMVNPVAREQFIQDVVLMKYVGINPVIVHGGGPEINEMLQKIGKESKFIAGNRVTDEETMEIVEMVLSGKVNKGIVSDINKYGGKAVGLSGKDGNMVFVEKKFVEVDGEKVDIGFVGEIKEINTEVIKLLESNDTIPVISSIGVDKNGQTYNINADYVAGAIAGKLQADRLIFLTDVDGILLDYNNKQTLIDEIDVEKVNDLIERGIISGGMLPKVTTCLNAIENGVENVVILNGKLEHSVILELFTVEGAGTLIKKDANLED, encoded by the coding sequence ATGATTTCAAATTTAGATAAAGCGAAAATTTTAGTAAAGGCGTTGCCTTTTATAAAAAAATATCATAATAAAACGATTGTTATTAAATATGGCGGAAGTGCGATGGTTAATCCTGTTGCTCGGGAACAGTTCATTCAAGATGTGGTTCTTATGAAATATGTTGGAATAAATCCTGTGATTGTGCACGGTGGAGGGCCTGAAATAAACGAGATGCTTCAAAAAATTGGAAAAGAAAGCAAATTTATTGCAGGAAATCGTGTGACTGATGAAGAAACGATGGAAATTGTGGAAATGGTGCTTTCTGGGAAAGTTAATAAAGGAATTGTGTCAGACATCAATAAATATGGCGGAAAAGCTGTTGGTCTTAGTGGAAAAGATGGAAATATGGTTTTTGTTGAGAAGAAGTTTGTTGAAGTTGATGGAGAAAAGGTTGATATTGGATTTGTCGGAGAGATTAAGGAAATTAATACGGAAGTTATAAAATTATTGGAGTCGAATGATACGATTCCTGTGATTTCTTCAATTGGAGTTGACAAAAATGGTCAGACATACAATATTAATGCAGATTATGTGGCAGGTGCAATTGCTGGAAAATTACAAGCGGATAGATTGATATTTTTGACAGATGTTGATGGAATTTTGCTTGACTATAACAATAAACAGACGCTTATTGATGAAATCGATGTGGAAAAAGTGAACGATTTAATCGAGCGAGGAATTATTAGTGGCGGAATGTTGCCAAAAGTTACAACTTGCTTGAATGCAATTGAAAATGGAGTGGAAAATGTTGTTATTCTAAATGGTAAATTGGAACATTCTGTAATTCTTGAGTTGTTTACAGTCGAAGGGGCTGGAACATTGATTAAGAAAGATGCAAATTTAGAGGATTAA
- a CDS encoding LysR family transcriptional regulator has translation MDIHHLKIFFEACREKSFTKAAKKLYISQSAVSIQIKKLETKLDIQLIERNSKNFKLTFAGKELYRMSKDVFDKILRMETEMQRIAYYGKGKISIGATHNIGEPVLPKIMVEFKKKYPEIEFDLYIKNRESLMRHLKEGTVDVALMEEYFIEDKELKIIETEEYPFVVVAGAQISDYEELKNLKLLKRDTILTNKYLDLFEKIIGFNLENRIVINGSIETMKNMIKNGLGFAVLPYYSVYEEILRGTLKIVHSFEKWEEKFQIVYIKENSEKEGIEKFVNFVKDYKINGNYSDEKINDLIFKNFE, from the coding sequence ATGGATATACATCATTTGAAAATTTTTTTTGAAGCGTGTCGGGAAAAAAGTTTTACAAAAGCAGCAAAAAAACTGTATATTAGTCAATCAGCGGTGTCTATACAAATAAAAAAATTGGAAACAAAATTAGATATACAACTTATTGAAAGAAATTCAAAAAACTTTAAGTTGACATTTGCAGGAAAAGAACTGTATCGAATGTCTAAAGATGTATTTGATAAAATCTTGCGAATGGAAACGGAGATGCAAAGAATTGCTTATTATGGTAAAGGAAAAATTTCGATTGGAGCGACTCACAATATTGGAGAGCCAGTTTTACCTAAAATAATGGTTGAATTTAAGAAAAAATATCCTGAAATAGAATTTGATTTATATATAAAAAATAGAGAATCTCTTATGCGTCATTTGAAAGAAGGAACAGTTGATGTAGCTTTAATGGAAGAATATTTTATTGAAGATAAGGAGCTTAAAATTATTGAAACTGAAGAATATCCATTTGTGGTTGTCGCAGGAGCTCAAATTTCCGATTATGAAGAATTAAAAAATTTAAAATTGTTAAAGCGAGATACGATACTTACGAATAAATATTTGGATTTATTTGAGAAAATTATTGGTTTTAATTTGGAAAATCGAATTGTAATTAACGGAAGTATTGAAACAATGAAAAATATGATAAAAAATGGACTTGGATTTGCAGTGCTCCCGTATTACAGTGTTTATGAAGAAATACTTCGAGGAACATTAAAAATTGTTCACAGTTTTGAGAAATGGGAAGAAAAATTTCAAATTGTGTATATAAAAGAAAATAGTGAAAAAGAAGGAATTGAGAAATTTGTAAATTTTGTGAAAGACTATAAAATTAATGGAAATTATTCTGACGAAAAAATAAATGATTTGATATTTAAAAATTTTGAATAA
- the uvrC gene encoding excinuclease ABC subunit UvrC codes for MEEITSPVKYKDIPKNPGVYLMKNSRGKVIYVGKAKNLQNRVKSYFMNIKSHNAKTLELVKNIKDIEFFICKSEVEALILENNLIKKNMPKYNILLKDEKTYPYLKFTKEKFPKIEIVRSTRKLNENAKYFGPYPMGIYFALKSLIKIFPIRDCARNMDKVTKPCLKYHMKTCLAPCKFKDISSEYNANVKNFQNFLAGNSEKVIKMLENKMNELSQNMEFERAIVEREKIMALKKMLQTQIIEYSREIDEDIFVFTKKRENIFLCVLNVRDGKIIGKNHIIIKEVAGNQESIFERLIIAYYEKRNIPKNIIFDEKYSEKEELIKEWAKIEKKKEIKLYFPKIQSRRKQLLEMGYLNLNEEVEKFFRKKQLVREGLLNLKRKLRLKKMPHRIECFDISNIQGVDAVAAMTVAIDGEIEPKEYRHFKITVKDTPDDFAMMREAITRRYSKLSVEELPELILIDGGKGQLGVAVDVLEKLKKFEFLDIISIAKREEEIFKSYESEPYIFEKSDETLKILQRLRDESHRFGITHHRKLRSKRNVKSALDGILGIGPKRKKELIKKFGLIKNIKNAKIEELMEVVPENVAILIKEKL; via the coding sequence ATGGAAGAAATTACTTCGCCTGTTAAATATAAGGATATTCCTAAAAATCCTGGAGTTTATCTCATGAAGAATTCTCGTGGGAAAGTAATCTATGTCGGAAAAGCAAAAAATTTGCAAAATAGAGTAAAATCGTATTTTATGAACATTAAGTCGCACAACGCAAAGACGCTGGAACTTGTGAAAAACATAAAAGATATTGAGTTTTTTATTTGTAAAAGTGAAGTGGAAGCGCTTATTTTGGAAAATAACTTGATAAAAAAAAATATGCCTAAATATAATATTTTGTTAAAAGATGAAAAAACTTATCCGTATTTAAAATTTACAAAAGAAAAATTTCCTAAGATAGAAATCGTAAGAAGTACGAGAAAATTAAATGAAAATGCAAAATATTTTGGTCCTTATCCGATGGGAATTTATTTTGCACTAAAATCTTTGATAAAAATATTCCCAATAAGGGATTGTGCTAGAAATATGGATAAGGTGACTAAACCATGTTTAAAATATCATATGAAAACTTGTCTTGCACCTTGTAAATTTAAAGATATTTCTTCTGAATACAATGCAAATGTCAAAAATTTTCAGAATTTTTTAGCTGGAAATAGTGAGAAAGTAATTAAAATGCTGGAAAATAAAATGAATGAACTAAGTCAAAATATGGAATTTGAACGAGCAATTGTCGAGCGAGAAAAGATAATGGCATTAAAAAAAATGCTGCAAACTCAGATTATTGAGTACAGCCGTGAGATTGATGAAGATATATTTGTATTTACAAAAAAAAGGGAAAATATATTTTTGTGCGTATTAAATGTGCGTGACGGGAAAATCATAGGAAAAAATCATATTATTATAAAAGAAGTTGCTGGAAATCAAGAAAGTATTTTTGAGCGTCTAATTATAGCTTATTATGAAAAAAGAAATATTCCAAAAAATATTATTTTTGATGAAAAATATTCGGAAAAAGAAGAGCTTATCAAAGAATGGGCTAAAATTGAGAAGAAAAAAGAAATTAAACTTTATTTTCCAAAAATTCAAAGCCGAAGAAAACAGCTTTTGGAAATGGGATATTTAAATTTGAATGAAGAAGTAGAAAAGTTTTTTAGAAAAAAACAACTTGTGCGAGAAGGACTGCTTAATTTAAAAAGAAAACTTAGATTAAAAAAAATGCCACATCGGATTGAATGTTTTGATATTTCAAATATTCAAGGAGTTGACGCCGTTGCTGCGATGACTGTTGCAATTGATGGAGAAATTGAGCCAAAAGAATATAGACATTTTAAAATTACGGTAAAAGATACGCCTGATGATTTTGCGATGATGAGAGAAGCGATTACGAGAAGATATTCTAAATTAAGTGTGGAAGAGTTGCCAGAGCTGATTTTGATTGATGGGGGAAAAGGTCAGCTGGGAGTTGCGGTGGATGTTTTGGAAAAATTGAAAAAATTTGAATTTTTGGACATAATTAGTATTGCCAAAAGAGAAGAAGAAATTTTTAAAAGTTATGAGAGCGAGCCATATATTTTTGAGAAAAGTGATGAAACTTTGAAAATTTTACAAAGACTTAGGGATGAATCACATAGATTTGGAATTACTCATCACAGAAAATTACGGAGTAAAAGAAATGTTAAAAGCGCACTAGACGGCATTTTGGGAATTGGACCGAAAAGAAAAAAAGAATTGATTAAAAAATTTGGTCTGATAAAAAATATTAAAAATGCAAAAATTGAAGAACTTATGGAAGTTGTTCCAGAAAATGTGGCGATTTTAATTAAAGAAAAATTGTAA
- the argC gene encoding N-acetyl-gamma-glutamyl-phosphate reductase has protein sequence MIKAGIVGATGYAGQQLLWILNNHKEVEIEFISSHSFAGENIGDIYKNYKKYFEKKLISIEEVKENLEKIDVLFLALPHGISEDITKLALEKDVKVIDLGADFRLDDSKLYEKWYKVKHNYPEINQNAVYGLPEIYKEKIKNTKVVASPGCYPTSAILGVAPLLKNGLVDAKKIIVDSKSGVSGAGRSAKLDLIYAEVNENFKAYNILKHRHTPEIKQEMDKLSNGDINLVFTPHLLPINRGILSTIYLDVKDEFKESLTEEKIYEIYNEFYKNEYFVRVTENLPEIKNVKNSNICEIGVRYDKEYGNIVVVSAIDNLIKGAGGQAVQSMNILFGFNENEGLEFLSMYL, from the coding sequence ATGATAAAAGCAGGAATTGTAGGAGCAACAGGTTATGCTGGACAGCAATTATTATGGATTTTAAATAATCACAAAGAGGTTGAAATAGAATTTATTTCATCGCATTCGTTTGCGGGGGAAAATATTGGAGATATTTATAAAAATTATAAGAAATATTTTGAGAAAAAATTGATTTCGATTGAAGAAGTTAAGGAGAATTTGGAGAAAATTGATGTTTTATTTTTAGCTTTGCCTCATGGAATATCGGAAGATATAACAAAATTAGCTTTGGAGAAAGATGTAAAAGTTATAGATTTGGGAGCAGATTTTAGATTAGACGATTCTAAATTATATGAAAAATGGTATAAAGTGAAACATAATTATCCAGAAATCAATCAAAATGCAGTTTACGGACTTCCAGAAATTTATAAGGAAAAAATTAAAAATACGAAGGTTGTGGCTTCGCCTGGATGTTATCCCACTTCTGCTATTTTAGGCGTGGCACCGTTACTAAAAAATGGGCTTGTTGATGCGAAAAAAATTATTGTTGATTCGAAGTCAGGAGTTTCAGGGGCTGGAAGAAGTGCTAAATTGGATTTAATTTATGCTGAAGTTAATGAAAATTTTAAGGCTTATAACATTTTGAAACATAGACACACGCCTGAAATAAAACAAGAGATGGATAAATTATCGAATGGGGATATTAATTTAGTATTTACTCCGCACTTGTTACCAATAAATAGAGGGATTCTTTCGACAATTTATTTGGATGTGAAGGATGAGTTTAAGGAAAGTTTGACGGAAGAAAAAATTTATGAAATTTATAATGAATTTTATAAAAATGAGTATTTTGTGAGAGTTACTGAAAATTTGCCAGAGATAAAAAATGTGAAAAATAGTAATATTTGTGAGATTGGGGTTCGATATGACAAGGAATATGGGAACATTGTTGTCGTATCGGCGATTGATAATTTGATAAAAGGTGCTGGTGGACAAGCAGTTCAGAGTATGAACATTTTATTTGGATTTAATGAAAATGAAGGATTGGAATTTTTGTCGATGTATTTATAA
- the argJ gene encoding bifunctional glutamate N-acetyltransferase/amino-acid acetyltransferase ArgJ encodes MKIIENGTITDVKGIKATGISAKLKKSGKKDMALIYSEEKAVSAAVFTKNLAKAAPIILDIKHIKNENTQAIVVNSGNANSCTGDTGLANAKKMTKLVANKLGLSAEEVLVQSTGIIGVQLDMEKIENGIEKVVENLSEDGGIDAATAIMTTDTFVKQICLEIEIAGKKAKVAGMCKGSGMIHPNMATMLSFTVTDVNIEKSLLQKMFSEIADNTFNMISVDGDTSTNDMACVLANGLAGNEKIVDENSAGYEEFKKALYKVNEELAKLIAKDGEGATKLIQVTTNGAKTLKDAKKVSKSVITSSLFKAAVFGGDPNWGRILCAVGYSEADLMIDKVNIFLKAGNDMVQVAKNGMAQDFDIPKAEKILKAETVEIIIELNDGEFEATAWGCDLSYDYVKINAEYHT; translated from the coding sequence ATGAAAATAATAGAAAATGGAACAATTACTGATGTTAAAGGGATTAAAGCGACTGGAATATCAGCAAAATTGAAAAAAAGTGGAAAAAAAGATATGGCTTTGATTTATAGTGAGGAAAAGGCGGTTTCAGCTGCGGTTTTTACAAAAAATTTGGCAAAGGCTGCACCAATTATTTTGGATATCAAGCATATAAAAAATGAGAATACACAGGCGATTGTAGTAAATAGTGGAAATGCAAATTCTTGCACGGGAGATACTGGACTTGCGAATGCTAAAAAGATGACTAAGCTGGTTGCGAATAAATTGGGATTGAGTGCTGAGGAAGTTTTGGTTCAGTCGACTGGAATTATTGGGGTTCAGCTTGATATGGAAAAAATTGAGAACGGGATTGAAAAAGTTGTGGAAAATTTGTCGGAAGATGGCGGAATTGATGCGGCTACTGCGATTATGACTACTGACACCTTTGTTAAACAAATTTGCTTGGAAATTGAAATTGCTGGGAAAAAGGCGAAAGTGGCTGGAATGTGTAAAGGTTCAGGAATGATTCATCCAAATATGGCGACAATGCTTTCATTTACTGTAACTGATGTAAATATTGAAAAATCTTTGTTGCAAAAAATGTTTTCTGAAATTGCTGACAACACTTTCAATATGATTTCAGTTGACGGAGATACAAGCACAAACGATATGGCTTGCGTTTTGGCGAACGGACTTGCAGGGAATGAAAAAATTGTTGATGAAAATTCAGCTGGATATGAAGAGTTTAAAAAGGCGTTATACAAAGTGAATGAAGAATTGGCTAAATTAATTGCGAAAGATGGAGAAGGTGCAACAAAATTGATTCAAGTTACAACAAATGGAGCAAAAACGCTAAAAGATGCAAAAAAAGTTTCAAAATCAGTTATCACTTCAAGTCTTTTTAAAGCGGCAGTTTTTGGTGGTGATCCAAATTGGGGAAGAATTTTGTGTGCGGTTGGATATTCAGAAGCTGATTTGATGATTGATAAAGTTAATATTTTCTTAAAAGCTGGAAATGATATGGTTCAAGTTGCGAAAAATGGGATGGCACAGGATTTTGATATTCCAAAAGCTGAGAAAATTTTAAAGGCTGAAACTGTTGAAATAATTATTGAATTAAATGATGGAGAGTTTGAAGCGACTGCTTGGGGATGTGACTTGAGTTATGATTATGTGAAAATTAATGCGGAGTATCATACTTAA
- a CDS encoding aspartate aminotransferase family protein yields MLLNVYSRYNKIFEKGKGTYIYDNEGNEYLDFVSGISVNCLGHASPVITKALTEQSQKLVHISNLYYSQPQLDLANKLTENSEMESVFFTNSGTEAIELALKIARKYGNNLSYDENGNKIADKTEIIYMKNSFHGRSTGALAVTGQPKYQKPFEPLMKNVTECNFNDVEDLKAKVSEKTAAIILEPIQGESGLESATPEFMEAIKELSEKYNTLVIFDEIQCGMGRTGKLFAYENFDLIPDIVTIAKSLGGGVPIGACLTKGKANDVLVPGDHGSTYGGNPLVCAVANAVLHELIDNKLIEKNVVEKGQYSVEKLKKLKEKFDFIEEIRGKGLLLGIKFDEKKVLAKDVVLKALENGLLLVGAGNNVVRFFPPFNVTNEEIDKAISILEKVFEKISF; encoded by the coding sequence ATGTTATTAAATGTATATAGCCGTTATAATAAAATTTTTGAAAAAGGAAAAGGAACATATATTTACGATAATGAAGGAAATGAATATTTGGATTTTGTGTCGGGAATTTCAGTAAATTGCTTGGGACACGCAAGTCCTGTGATTACAAAGGCTTTGACGGAGCAAAGTCAGAAATTGGTGCATATTTCTAATTTGTATTACAGTCAACCACAATTGGATTTGGCAAATAAACTTACGGAAAATAGTGAAATGGAAAGCGTTTTTTTTACAAACAGTGGAACTGAAGCGATTGAGTTGGCTTTAAAAATTGCTCGAAAATATGGGAATAATTTGTCATACGATGAAAATGGAAATAAAATTGCTGATAAAACAGAAATAATTTATATGAAAAATTCATTTCATGGAAGAAGTACTGGAGCGTTGGCAGTCACAGGTCAGCCGAAATATCAAAAACCGTTTGAGCCATTGATGAAAAATGTTACAGAATGTAATTTTAATGATGTTGAAGATTTAAAAGCAAAAGTAAGCGAAAAAACTGCTGCTATTATTTTGGAACCAATTCAGGGAGAAAGCGGACTTGAAAGTGCTACTCCTGAATTTATGGAAGCTATAAAAGAATTGAGTGAAAAATATAATACACTTGTAATTTTTGACGAAATTCAATGCGGAATGGGAAGAACTGGGAAATTATTTGCCTATGAAAATTTTGATTTAATTCCAGATATAGTTACAATTGCAAAATCACTTGGTGGCGGAGTTCCAATCGGAGCTTGTTTGACAAAAGGAAAGGCAAACGACGTGCTAGTTCCTGGTGACCACGGTTCAACTTACGGAGGAAATCCTTTAGTTTGTGCCGTTGCAAATGCTGTTTTACATGAATTAATTGACAACAAATTAATTGAAAAAAATGTTGTGGAAAAAGGTCAGTATTCTGTGGAAAAATTGAAAAAACTAAAGGAAAAATTTGATTTTATCGAAGAAATTCGTGGAAAAGGACTTCTTTTAGGAATAAAATTTGATGAGAAAAAAGTTTTGGCAAAAGATGTTGTTTTAAAAGCATTAGAAAATGGGTTGTTACTAGTTGGAGCTGGAAATAATGTTGTGAGATTTTTTCCACCATTTAATGTAACAAACGAGGAAATTGACAAAGCTATTTCGATTTTGGAAAAAGTTTTTGAAAAAATTTCTTTTTAG